The window ATACCGGCTTTAGAAGgccttatggtgctttcaagacaactgggaaatccaaaaaataaacacaagatcgaatcatgacgtcagtgattttcaggttggaaagtcggagctctagaaaaatGCCAGAGTTtatgacttggaattccgagttggatgaccgttcaaaaataTATCCCAGACGGAGCACGTATTTTTCCCAATCAGAGTTCCCAATCAGGTAAACACACAGAGCCACACCAGGTTGTCACCATGACTTGTCTTTTACCTAGGAGGCCTCTCCCTGTTTTAGACTGACAATTTTAAGATATTTAAAATTATTTTTGCTGTTTGTGCTTGAGCACATTCTTTATTCATGAAGTTTAAATAATTGATGGGCTTTAATGGGCTTGTTATGCTCAGTTTATTATTGCTTTACCTTCCAAACTAGATAACTGTTTCACTACCTCCTTGTGGATAATTGTGCTAAGTGCATTTGGGAGAAGTCAGCAAATACACATTTGTGATccaaacagtgttggagaagctactctgaaaatatagtttaccaagctaccaattacttcacactggtaTAAGTTAAtctacactaaagctaccctttagaaaaatatagtttacttaactactttttcaaagtagcTTTAGTTATGTTCAAAAGGCTGTGAATTATTGTAGTTAATCATAtccgtaatgttagctagtcataTCAGAGCTGTAGCTCCGCCCACCGGTGAAGTGGAGCAGAGCATGCTGGGCGATCTCCAGCTCAGAGATCAGCTCGAGAGTAGTCAAGTGAGAGAAAGTTCCAGCCATCCTTGTGTTTTCCCACCAGTTAGCTTGCATTGTGTTAGCCAAAGCCAGTGTGTGTCCTTGTtgacataccacacacacacacactttggttgAAGCAAGTTGCAAGACCACTAAGTGCCTTAGTCCACCCATACTACATACACTGTGCGGTGCAGTTCCGTGCCTGTGCATCTTCAGCGTTATTAAACCCCCTCAACTGGAATCCTACCTGTCTGTCATCTGTGCCCTTACCTTCACACGGTAGCGAACACATAAAGTAAAACCTAACCTAAAGAATATACAGTCCACCAAGTCCTCACTTACAAGTTAACTACATCTAAACTACTTTGTGATAAATGATCATATCTAAATTTGAAATGTCATAGATgacaaattgcaagaacagatcactctagtcagatgttaacagaatttgtaatttagcctattaaacacaaactatgtttcaagtgagaattaaGAAGGTCTGATGCCGAAAAAGTAGAAAATTGTctacttcacccatattttatttttgcaaaaaaGTTGTGGGTAGTTCCAGATGATCCACAAATGATTAACACAGTTCAAGAAATAAAAAACATGACACCACAGTTGTATTGTGTATGAATGCAAATTAATTTTCTGGTAAATAGTGACTTCAAGCCAGATCAATGTTGACAAAGATCCTGAACTCTGTAGCTTAGATGTATTGTTTCTCTGCTCAAATAATCTGTGTCTTATCACAGTCTCCTTATGGAGATGCCTGAGATACACTTCAAACAACAGCCTCTTTCAGCCCCCGCCTCTTTGAGCATTGTTATGCTCCAAAAATTGTCACCATGAGGTTGATCACCAAGTGCTGGATTCACTTCTTCCTCGTGTGCATGCAAACAGAGCGGGTTCTGGATGCCTGGGGTATCCTTGTGTAGGTTCTGGCTGCACTGGTATCAGGGGAGAGTCGGAGGGTCTGCTGGTGCACCAGAGATGTAGTGGAGGTGGCAGAGAATGACGAGGTAGCGGTGGACAAGTGATCCCGAGGCCTCATCTCCATAGGGACGGCCCCTTCATCTGCTCCCTTCTTCCTCACTCCATATTTCAACAATCCTGCACTGGAGGTCTGACTGGGATGGACAGAATGAGAGAACAGATGAAGAGTCTGTCGGGATGTATTTATGAAAATAATTAATAATACACCCTACATGCTAAGGTAGGATTGCATTTTTGTTGTCCCTGTATTATCTGCAAACAAAAATGAACATGTTCTTTCTGTGGTGTTGACTTACAGAGGGCTGTTTTGTACATAGGGGGTGGGTTTTAGCTGGCTCTCTCTGGGTGTGTCAGGCAGAGACTGGGTGAATCCACAGCTGCTGGGGCAGGTAATCTGTAGAGATTGCAATGTGTTTAATGTTTACAACTGCCCTTATcattgttcaaatcaaatcaggtGTATTCAATGGATCACAACATGCAGTAGTTCTCCAGCAGCAGTTTTGAAGTATTAGCCCCTTAGCCCCTTTCATCAGTTTCCACGGTCAACACACTTTACACTAAAGGAGTAGAACTGTCCCCTGGAATCCTACCTTGGACTCCACCATGGAGGCCCCTAGTTGGGATATATCCCTCAGTTTCACCAGGCTACTGTGCAGGGTGCTATTCTCCTGCTCCAGAACCCTAATCCGAACATAGTTAGCCTGAAACTGCTGCTCCATATCCCCCAACACATCCCCTGTGCCTGAGACAGAGTCAAGTCTTAGATTAGAATATGCACAGAGCTGTGACAGGCAGCTTGACATGGTGATAGCATAGTCAACATACTCTAATTGTAACCAGGTCTGTGTGGTAACTATTCAAAACCAAATGTAAGTAAACCCACACTGGCAAACAATACAGAAGTCAACAAAGTCAACATGGTGGGTCAACACAGAAAACACTGGGTTATTTAAGGAAATGAACGTACTCTGTGGAGATCCCTGAGGCAGGGGGGTGAGCTCCGGGAAAGCCACCATCAGCCTCTCCCTCTGGGCTAACTCctgcacctctcctctcaactgaTTCACACTGTCTTTCAGCTCACCCACGTGACTCTCCAGTCTCTGCTTCTCCTGCTGAAGCTCAGAACACAAGGCCTCAGGGAACGCAGAGGCAAGGCAGTTAGTTATACACAAATGATTGTTCTTTGGAAATGAAATAGGGTAATATATATGCAATGCTGAAATAGGTATCTGCCCAATGTATGCAAGCAGCACTATAAAATGAACTATATGAAACATTGCATTGCGGGCTGTCAGGTAGTAATATACCTGTTCTTGGGTGAGCTGGGTTTCAAGTTGGTCCTTCTCCTCTGAGATGTGTGTCAGTCGTTCCTGTAGGTCTGTCTGTCGGTCCTCACTCTTCCCTAACTGTCCCTGAAGCTCCTCACACTCCTGGTCCAGAGCATCCACTCGCTCCAGCAGAGACCTCTGCTTGGCCTGCAGTGACTGTTGAAGACACAAAGTGAGACTGTGCAGTAACAACTCACTTAAAAGACACAAATCAGTGTTTTTAGATTAAGTCTTTAAAATATCTACTAGTACTGCCCCAGGTCTGGTTTTCAAGACTGCCCCCATGAGTACCCAACTCCATATATGGTTGTTATACTGACCTCCTGTTGGCGACAAGCATTCTGGTACTTGGATTTCTCCTTGTCAAGTAAGAGCTGAGTAGTGGACAGTTGAGCCTCCAGCACTTGTGTCTTCTCCTCTAATTTACTCCgtgcctcttcctctacctgcatGGTCTTCACTTCCTGATGTAGctcatctctctcacactctgaCAAAGAAAGGACAATGTTTCGCAGTTTTTCTGTTCACAACAATTAGATAACTTGGGCTCTCTCCTTCTGCTCCTAAAACATCAGACATGGGGTGGGGGTGTAATGTCCTTACCAAGTTTGTGTAACCTTTCTTTTTGCAAACTAATCCCTGCCTTCAGTTTGGAGTTGCTATCCTCCAGGGACACGGTTCCTAAAAGGGACACATTTATATTGTGAATATGATGAAAGCACTTTTACTCTTGAAATGTTCTATTATTTTGTCTCCCTTCAAATATATTGTTGTCAGCAAGGTTTCCTCTTTGTCCTCACTTGTTGAGTACTACTGTACCTCTCCTTAGTTCCTCAAGTTCTTCCTgcagtctcctctctgtctcctccctagATACCTGGGCCTCCTGCAGTCTTTGCTCCAGCTGTTTTTTGCTGGCTTGGTGTGTTGCCCTTTCATGCTTCAGTTCCTCTTGTGCCCTACCCAGCTGAGCCCTGAACTCCTCCCGTTCCCTTTCCGCTGCCTGAAGGCTGTTTCTGAGAGGCTGCACTGTGGACCGCACCTCCAGCAGATGCTTACCCACCCGGCCCATGTCCCTGCGCTGCTCTATGGACCACTGGGACACATCTCCTGCAGTCAGACGGCCCTGCTCCAGGGTGTCATCCACAGCCACCAGAAGGCGCTGCAGAGAGGAGGGAAGGCCCTCGCTCCGACACAGCTCCACAAGAGCATCACCAGTCTCCCTCAAACTGGACTGGACCTGAGCACAGGCATCACAGGGGACAAGGGATGACACTACTGTCTGGCAACTTACATTACGAGTGTCCGTGGATATAAGGGGAAGGCAGGAGGGGATGCTGCTTGCTGTTCTGTGAGTgggacaggagagggagccaTTTAATATTTTCTgtggaggacacaatggagtgcTTGCTGATGTTCTTGAGGTACAGTGCTGAGACACTATTGATGGAGACTGTGGACAAAGATCACTTTTTGTGTTCAGAAGTGAGGATGCTGAAGAAAAAGTTGTATTTTCCTCACATTTTGGAGTTTTGATCACTTGTTGAATATCTTGCTTCGTGCTCTGAATAAGAGAGGTAAACAACATGGTCATAAGATATGAATTTAGCTATTGTATGTGAAAAATTAACACCAGGTGTGCTTTAAaaactcaccaccctctggttgCCAACCTGGATCAAGTTATTCCAATAGTGTCTGACTACAAGGCCAATTGATACACATGGACCTTTTTGCTGAATGTGTTCTCTCTTCTGTCCCAACTTCAACTGCTCTGCATGGGCATTGAAACTTTGCAGCAGGAGCAGCAATCTAGGGGAAATAAATGGATTACAGTCATGTATAATCATTTCCAACTATTCCCTATAGCCACATCAGATCTTTACAATAAGCCATATTGTACAATAACTTACCTGTCAATCACCAACTCCAGCAAAACAATATGTGAATGCTGATTGAATTCCTCTTCCCCATCAACAAAGTCGTATTGTTCTAATAGCGACACCAGGTCCAGATTGCATGAAAGCTTATCTGGGAACTTCCAGGAGGGAAATCGAACTGGGCCTGTCCGAGAGAAGACATCGAGAACAGCACCTTGAATATCTATTAAATCTCTCCGGAGACTTTCAACGCAGTCCTGACGTCCTAAGAGATGTGTCATATTGACAAGCCTTCGTATCTTGCACTCTTTCTCCCATGGATTGTCTCAAGGCACTTGTTGTTGTGCCTTCAGGAAGATGCTGTAACAGACTGAGTTGGATGTTGTCACTTTATTTCCATAGCGACCTGCTAGTAGAACTGCAAATCCCATAATGCTTAGATGTGTTTCCGGAAGTAAAATACCTCCATTCCAGGCGGGTCATCGGACGAACAATGGTCCTATTTGGAAATAGTTTTGTGCAATTAAATCAGTTTCTAGATATAGCTATAGTACCACAACAAGTAGTGTCATTGTGAAGAGAACGAACCTCACTATTTACGTTTTAACAGATAAGCCAAGCAAGGAATTGACGCAGCCATGCCGCCTGGGCCTGTACAAATTGTTCAACTGGAGCCCAACAACAGGGTAAGATCTGGTACATTCAATCGCTCtttatcaaatcaaagtgtattggtcgcatacacaatttagcagatgttataacgGCAACCGCGTAATGCTTATGTTACTGCTCCTAACAATGCATTAAAATGTCAATCGAGTACAAAAATAATGCTAAATAAATAAAGATCAAGAAACGTCTGCCCAAATCTAGCTACGTTAGCTAATCAACAAACCAAATAGCACTAACAGTAATCCGAATGGAATCAATAAGCATGTACACCGGATGAGTTTACAGAAGTTGTACTAAGAATGGTACTGGTAGGAACAGCAGTAGATGAGTTTGACTCAGAATCTTGGTTTACAGGAGACGTTCTCCAATCCCAGCAAGCAGTCATTCAACTTGCCATTCACCAGCTTTTCAAACTTAATAATGTAAAAATACGTTCGGTACTTACCAAAGAGTTTTGCTGAGCAACTACTGCCGTCCATGCTGGTACttccaaaaagtaaaaaaaaaaaaaaaaaaaaaaagtatatatatatatataaatccaaTAAGTCTAAATAAAAAGTTACATGCAACCGAAAAAATGCCTTGTCTGGAAATAATCTATTGTTTATCTAAAGTATTAGTTATTTTTTTAGCAAGTGGCATGCACCTCTTCTGCACCTCCTGCAATATTATAAATATAATTAAAATACACAAAGGGCTTTATAGAAATATTACAATCACTGTAAAAACACTGTATTGTCTAGTTAATCTACTTACATGAAATATTATTGCATTCTGTGTAGCGCTAGTGAAACAACAGATTGATATGATGTTCATATGCTCagtagtggaaaaagtactcaattgtcatacttgagtaaaagtaaagaaactacttaagtagtacttaaagtatttttacttaagtactataCACCACCGCATATGCTGTGATAAAATCAGTTACCTTTCCTGCTGCTGGATCAGCCGACCTGTGCAAGGCAGCAGAAAGGAAGGGGTGAACCTCTCGCCAACATCGGTTTAAAATGAGCCTAATGTgttttctatgggcttattttggacctaagtTTGTTGCCTGCCTTTGGGACAATGACTCATTTTTAGGTTGGAGACATGATCATCTCCTCATTATATATACATCTCTCTAATAAGCCAGGTAGCCTCGGATTCCTCAACAtgacaatatcaaatcaaatcaaattttatttgtcacatacacatggttagcagatgttaatgcgagtgtagcgaaatgcttgtgcttctagttccgacaatgcagtaataaccaacaagtaatctaacctaacaattccacaactactaccttatacacacaagtgtaaagggataaagaatatgtacataaagatatatgaatgagtgatggtacagaacggcataggcaagatgcagtagatggtatagagtacagtatatacatatacatatgagatgagtaatgtagggtatgtaaacataaagtggcatagtttaaagtggctagtgatacatgtattacataaagatggcaagatgcagtagatgatatagagtacagtatatacatatacatatgagatgagtaatgtagggtatgtaaacattatattaagtggcattgtttaaagtggctagtggtacatttttacataatttccatcaattcccattattaaagtggctggagttgagtcagtatgttggcagcggccactaaatgttagtggtagctgtttaacagtctgatggccttgagatagaagctgtttttcagtctctcggtcccttctttgatgcacctgtactgacctcgccttctggatgatagcggggtgaacagacagtggcttgggtggttgttgtccttgatgatctttatggccttcctgtgacatcgggtggtgtaggtgtcctggagggcaggtagtttgccctggtgatgcgttgtgcagacctcactaccctctggagagccttacggttgtgggcggagcagttgccgtaccaggcggtgatacagcccgacaggatgctctcgattgtgcatctgtagaagtttgtgagtgcttttggtgacaagtcgaatttcttcagcctcctgaggttgaagaggcgctgctgcgccttcttcacaacgctgtctgtgtgggtggaccaattcagtttgtccgtgatgtgtacaccgaggaacttaaaactttccaccttctccactactgtgccgtcgatgtggataggggggtgctccctctgctgtttcctgaagtccacaatcatctcctttgttttgttgacgttgagtgtgaggttattttcctgacaccacactccgagggccctcacctcctccctgtaggccgtctcgtcgttgttggtaatcaagcctaccgctgtagtgtcgtccgcaaacttgatgattgagttggaggcgtgcatggccacgcagtcgtgggtgaacagggagtacaggagagggctcagaacgcacccttgtggggccccagtgttgaggatcagcggcgtggagatgttgttacctaccctcaccacctgggggcggcccgtcaggaagtccaggacccagttgcacagggcggggtcgagacccagggtctcgagcttgatgacgagtttggagggtactatggtgttaaatgctgagctgtagtcgatgaacagcattctcacataggtattcctcttgtccagatgggttagggcagtgtggttgcgattgcgtcgtctgtggacctattgggtctgtaagcaaattggagtgggtctagggtgtgatatgaggtgatatggtccttgactagtctctcaaagcacttcatgatgacggaagtgagtgctacggggcggtagtcgtttagctcagttaccttagctttcttgggaacaggaacaatggtggccctcttgaagcatgtgggaacagcagactgggataaggattgattgaatatgtccttaaacacaccagccagctggtctgcgcatgctctgaggacgcggctgggaatgccgtctgggtctgcagccttgtgagggttaacacgtttaaatgttttactcacctcggctgcagtgaaggaaagcccgcaggttttggtagcgggccgtgtcagtggcactgtattgtcctcaaagcgagcaaaaaagttatttagtctgtctgggagcaagacatcctggtctgcgacggggctggttttctttttgtaatccgtgattgactgtagaccctgccacatacctcttgtgtctaagctgttgaattgcgactctactttgtctctatactgggacttagcttgtttgattgccttgcggagagaatagctacattgtttgtattcggtcatgtttccggtcaccttgccctggttaaaagcagtggttcgcgctttcagtttcacgcgaatgctgccatcaatccacggtttctggtttgggaatgttttaatcgttgctgtgggtaacgacatcgtcaatgcactttctaatgaactcgctcaccgaatcagcgtattcgtcaatgttgttgttggacgcaatgcggaacatatcccaatccacgtgatcgaagcagtcttgaagcgtggaatcagattggtcggaccagcgttgaacagacctgagctagggagcttgctgttttagtttctgtttgtaggctggaagcaacaaaatggagtcgtggtcagcttttccaggaggagggcaggggagggccttatatgcgtcgcggaagttagtataacaatgatccaaggttttaccagccctggtagcacaatcgatatgctgatagaatttagggagttttgttttcagattagccttattTGTAAAGCCTCACGAGACAGGTAATTTCTGCAATATATATTGTTTCAACAGGCAGATGAGTCAACAGAGGAAACCCCAGCAACGAAACCCATAGTTGGGATCATCTATCCACCTCCTGAGGTCCGAAACATCGTCGACAAGACTGCCAGTTTTGTAGCCAGGTTGGTTTTTCAGTCTCATTCTCAGTCGTGTTTTTATAAAATTGTATGACCTCATATTGTAATGGCCATGCATCCTTTTCCTTCCATTAATTCTCAGGAATGGACCAGAGTTCGAGGCAAGGATCCGTCAGAATGAGATCAACAACCCAAAGTTCAACTTCCTGAACCCCAACGACCCATACCATGCTTACTACCGCCACAAAGTCAATGAATTCAAGGAGGGCAAGGGCCAGGAGCCGTCTGCGGCCGTGCCAAAGGTCATGCAGCAGCAGGCCCTGCAGAACTCACAGCAGCTTCCTCAAAAGGTGTGCCTTCCTAGGCATTCAGTGGTTTCTTTTCTATCGATTTATAAATCACTGATTGTCATTTGTTCACTGTAAAGTGTATGACGTGATTGATGCCTAAAatgaggagagaaaaaaaaaaatctaagttATGGTTTCCTTTACTGGTAGCTGCAGGCTCAAGTGATTCATGAGACAGTGGTGCCAAAGGAGCCTCCACCTGAGTTTGAGTTCATTGCTGACCCTCCTTCAATCTCAGCATTCGACCTGGATGTTGTCAAGCTGACCGCCCAGTTTGTGGCTCGCAACGGGCGCCAGTTCCTCACACAGCTCATGCAGAAAGAACAGCGAAACTACCAGTTTGACTTCCTGCGACCTCAACACAGCCTCTTCAACTACTTCACCAAGCTGGTCGAGCAGTACACTAAGGTACAGCGTCATACCAATTATTCTTGTTTGTGGCATATACCTTGTTGAAATATATCataattttgtatttattttacctttatttaactaggtaagtcagctaagaacaaattcttattttcaatgatggcctgggaacagtgggttaactgccttgttcaggggcagaatgacagatttttaccttgtcagctcggggattcgatcttgcaccCTTTCGgatacaagtccaacgctctaaccacaaggctacctgccgcacatcATATAATAATTGGTCTTGTTAGTAGTATAACATGTCTTCAGCTGGTTGTGTTGTGATGCTCACCTGTGTTTTTCTTGGGTCTTTTCCCCCTAGATTCTGATCCCTCCCAAGGGACTTCTGATAAAGCTGAAAAGAGAGTCTGAGAACCCCAGGGAGGTGCTGGACCAGGTATGTCCCTGAAGCTTTGATGTAGGGTATACCCACCATAAGCTCTTAAAATGGCCATAGTCTATAATTCCATGCATTAACAGTTTATCTCCTGGCTTTACCAACAGGTGAGGTACCGTGTTGAATGGGCGAAGTTCCAAGAGCGTGAaaggaagaaggaggaggaggagcgggaGAAAGAACGTGTGTCCTACGCCCAAATTGACTGGCATGACTTTGTAGTGGTGGAGACCGTGGACTTTCAGCCTAATGAACAAGGTAGAGAAATTAACTGTCAGCCAGACAAATTAATATGAATAGGTAGTTCATTTTTGGTTCCTGAGAGATTGTTATCCACCGCCTGTGTAACTGCTTTTGTAATGATGGTGTTATGACTTGCGTTCCAACAGGCCACTTCCCCCCACCCACCACACCTGAGGAGCTGGGAGCTCGCATCCTGACCCAGGAGCGTTATGACAAgtttggagagagtgaggaggtggagatggaggttgaaagtgaggatgaggaggacgATGAGCGGGAGGAGCGGGATGATGGGCGTCCCACACAGCCTGATCAGGACACACAGCTGCAAGACATGGATGAGGTTAGTAGACACAGACCTGTTtcagtatacacacacaacagTAGGATGTCATTAACAGCTTATTACTCCTTAAGAGTTACTGATTGATCATGAATGTAATATTACTATTATTAGAGAATAGTGTAATCAATGTAGAGTCACATGAGTCTTTGATGCCTTCTGCCCAGGGTTCTGATGACGAGGAAGATGGCAAGGCACCATTGCCCCCAGACAACCCCATGCCACCCCCACTGCCCCCTACTCCAGACCAGGTCATTATCCGCAAGGACTATGACCCCAAAGGTGAGAGAGATTCCATCATCAGGACCTAAACACCCCTTATGCTAGATGTTTTATTATCATGTATGACAATAAAGAACAGGAAAATACATGCATGTTCTTCATTTGCCCTTAcatttgatacatttttcttGCCCTGTAGCCTCCAAGCCACAGCCTCCAGCCAAGACTCTGGATGAGTACCTCATCTCTCCCATCACGGGTGAGAGGATCCAAGCCAGTAAGATGCAGGAGCACATGCGCATTGGGCTACTGGATCCCCGCTGGCTAGAGCAGAGGGACCGGGGCATCAGAGAGAGGCAAATCGAGGACGAGGTTTACGCCCCTGGCATGGATATTGAGAGCAGCCTGAAACAGTTGGCTGAGAGGCGTACTGATATCTTTGGCGTGGAGGAGACAGCCATCGGTAAGAAGATTGGAGAAGAGGAGATCCAGAAGCCTGAGGAGAAGGTGAGTGCAAGTGAAGAGGGAATagacattttttttgtgtgtgtaaaaGAAATGTCTAAGAGGAATCGATTACTAGTCATTAGGTTATAATCTCTAACTTAATTTCGTTGTCATTAGAGTCAGAGTTTTTACTTAATGCACCTTCCTTCCTTAGGTGACCTGGGATGGGCACTCTGGCAGCATGGCGCGTACTCAGCAAGCAGCACAGGCCAACATCACCCTACAGGAGCAGATTGAGGCCATTCACAAGGCCAAGGGACTGGTGCAGGAGGATGAAAGCAAAGAGAAGATTGGACCGAGCAAGCCTGAGCTTTACCATCATCATCAATCACCCCTTATCTCCTCTGCCCCCCTTCTGCCCAAACCCAACCCTCCAATGAACACGATGGCTCGGGCCCCTCCTTCCGTAAGTTGCTTTCTTGTTCAATAGAAGTGCTCAAGCATTTATTTTCTGTAACATTAATTTGTCAACATATAAGGTTGACTGTCTATTTTTTCTTGTGAATCATGCAGATGCCGCCCCCTGTACGCACCACTCTCCTGTCAGCTGTGCCTGTGATTCCACGGCCCCCCATGGCCCCTGTGCAGATGCGCCTGGCCCCAGGGCAGGTTCTAACACCCATGCCTCCCATGATGCATGCTCCCCGCATCAACGTGGTACCCATGCCCCAACCACCTCACATGATGGCCCCCAGACCACCCCCCATGGTGGTACCAACTTGTAAGAGAACCATTGCTATACTATTCCCACAGTGTTAAATACTTTGAAATCCGATGAATGACTTCAGAAATATGCAGTGCAACAAATTACTTTATTTACTATTTTTAAGCATGTTATTGATAGATTGACTGATTTTAATCTTCTTTCCTGTCCAGCATTTGTCCCTGCTCCTCCTGTCCCGCAGCCCCCCCGCCCTGACCCGCAGCCACCTTCCCACCCACCCCCACGCCATGATGATGAGCCTGCCAGCAAGAAGATGAAGACAGAGGACAACCTTATACCAGAGGAGGATTTCCTCCGCATATACAAGGTTTGTTGGCCTATTAAATGTCATGGACTAATGGCAAAATGCGGTAGTGTGAATGATCCACGGCTGTATTTTTATATGCCATGTCGGTCATCCTATGCTTGCTGTTGGTAGTTCTGTATATTGACATGTAAGGGTtattctactgtatattattttataggGTTCCGTGTCGGTCAAAGTACAAGTTCCCAACATGCAGGACAAGAC is drawn from Salvelinus fontinalis isolate EN_2023a chromosome 4, ASM2944872v1, whole genome shotgun sequence and contains these coding sequences:
- the LOC129853347 gene encoding coiled-coil domain-containing protein 157-like, whose amino-acid sequence is MTHLLGRQDCVESLRRDLIDIQGAVLDVFSRTGPVRFPSWKFPDKLSCNLDLVSLLEQYDFVDGEEEFNQHSHIVLLELVIDR
- the LOC129853345 gene encoding splicing factor 3A subunit 1-like isoform X2; this encodes MPPGPVQIVQLEPNNRADESTEETPATKPIVGIIYPPPEVRNIVDKTASFVARNGPEFEARIRQNEINNPKFNFLNPNDPYHAYYRHKVNEFKEGKGQEPSAAVPKVMQQQALQNSQQLPQKAQVIHETVVPKEPPPEFEFIADPPSISAFDLDVVKLTAQFVARNGRQFLTQLMQKEQRNYQFDFLRPQHSLFNYFTKLVEQYTKILIPPKGLLIKLKRESENPREVLDQVRYRVEWAKFQERERKKEEEEREKERVSYAQIDWHDFVVVETVDFQPNEQGHFPPPTTPEELGARILTQERYDKFGESEEVEMEVESEDEEDDEREERDDGRPTQPDQDTQLQDMDEGSDDEEDGKAPLPPDNPMPPPLPPTPDQVIIRKDYDPKASKPQPPAKTLDEYLISPITGERIQASKMQEHMRIGLLDPRWLEQRDRGIRERQIEDEVYAPGMDIESSLKQLAERRTDIFGVEETAIGKKIGEEEIQKPEEKVTWDGHSGSMARTQQAAQANITLQEQIEAIHKAKGLVQEDESKEKIGPSKPELYHHHQSPLISSAPLLPKPNPPMNTMARAPPSMPPPVRTTLLSAVPVIPRPPMAPVQMRLAPGQVLTPMPPMMHAPRINVVPMPQPPHMMAPRPPPMVVPTSFVPAPPVPQPPRPDPQPPSHPPPRHDDEPASKKMKTEDNLIPEEDFLRIYKGSVSVKVQVPNMQDKTEWKLSGQALNFTVPLTDQVSVIKVKIHEATGMPAGKQKLQYEGIFIKDSNSLAYYNMNNGSVIHLALKERGGRKK
- the LOC129853345 gene encoding splicing factor 3A subunit 1-like isoform X1, which encodes MPPGPVQIVQLEPNNRADESTEETPATKPIVGIIYPPPEVRNIVDKTASFVARNGPEFEARIRQNEINNPKFNFLNPNDPYHAYYRHKVNEFKEGKGQEPSAAVPKVMQQQALQNSQQLPQKLQAQVIHETVVPKEPPPEFEFIADPPSISAFDLDVVKLTAQFVARNGRQFLTQLMQKEQRNYQFDFLRPQHSLFNYFTKLVEQYTKILIPPKGLLIKLKRESENPREVLDQVRYRVEWAKFQERERKKEEEEREKERVSYAQIDWHDFVVVETVDFQPNEQGHFPPPTTPEELGARILTQERYDKFGESEEVEMEVESEDEEDDEREERDDGRPTQPDQDTQLQDMDEGSDDEEDGKAPLPPDNPMPPPLPPTPDQVIIRKDYDPKASKPQPPAKTLDEYLISPITGERIQASKMQEHMRIGLLDPRWLEQRDRGIRERQIEDEVYAPGMDIESSLKQLAERRTDIFGVEETAIGKKIGEEEIQKPEEKVTWDGHSGSMARTQQAAQANITLQEQIEAIHKAKGLVQEDESKEKIGPSKPELYHHHQSPLISSAPLLPKPNPPMNTMARAPPSMPPPVRTTLLSAVPVIPRPPMAPVQMRLAPGQVLTPMPPMMHAPRINVVPMPQPPHMMAPRPPPMVVPTSFVPAPPVPQPPRPDPQPPSHPPPRHDDEPASKKMKTEDNLIPEEDFLRIYKGSVSVKVQVPNMQDKTEWKLSGQALNFTVPLTDQVSVIKVKIHEATGMPAGKQKLQYEGIFIKDSNSLAYYNMNNGSVIHLALKERGGRKK
- the LOC129852830 gene encoding coiled-coil domain-containing protein 157-like, translating into MCINWPCKHEARYSTSDQNSKITASSIPSCLPLISTDTRNVSCQTVVSSLVPCDACAQVQSSLRETGDALVELCRSEGLPSSLQRLLVAVDDTLEQGRLTAGDVSQWSIEQRRDMGRVGKHLLEVRSTVQPLRNSLQAAEREREEFRAQLGRAQEELKHERATHQASKKQLEQRLQEAQVSREETERRLQEELEELRRGTVSLEDSNSKLKAGISLQKERLHKLECERDELHQEVKTMQVEEEARSKLEEKTQVLEAQLSTTQLLLDKEKSKYQNACRQQESLQAKQRSLLERVDALDQECEELQGQLGKSEDRQTDLQERLTHISEEKDQLETQLTQEQALCSELQQEKQRLESHVGELKDSVNQLRGEVQELAQRERLMVAFPELTPLPQGSPQSTGDVLGDMEQQFQANYVRIRVLEQENSTLHSSLVKLRDISQLGASMVESKITCPSSCGFTQSLPDTPRESQLKPTPYVQNSPLQTSSAGLLKYGVRKKGADEGAVPMEMRPRDHLSTATSSFSATSTTSLVHQQTLRLSPDTSAARTYTRIPQASRTRSVCMHTRKK